The Corvus hawaiiensis isolate bCorHaw1 chromosome 2, bCorHaw1.pri.cur, whole genome shotgun sequence genome includes a window with the following:
- the UPK1B gene encoding uroplakin-1b, giving the protein MAKSDDCVRILQGLLVFGNVVIGMCGIALTAECIYVVSSPNDPYPLLKATANNGIYAAAWIGIFVGLALFALSILGIIGVIKASRTLLLVYIILMLITFAFEIASCITAATYQDSHTPGVFLKQMLEGYQKTEPASNSDKELTKTWDKLMLQNHCCGVLGPSDWQEYTSAFRDTHNDADYPWPRNCCVLDTQGLPVNLDGCKLGVPGYYNSNGCYDAISGPVNTHAWGVAWFGFAILCWTFCVLLGTMFYWSGIEY; this is encoded by the exons ATGGCAAAAAGTGATGATTGCGTACGCATCTTGCAGGGTCTGTTAGTCTTTGGGAATGTGGTCATTGGG ATGTGCGGCATTGCCCTGACAGCAGAGTGTATCTACGTTGTGTCTAGCCCCAATGATCCCTACCCTCTCCTGAAAGCCACAGCAAACAATGGAATCTATGCTGCTGCCTGGATTGGCATCTTTGTTGGCCTTGCACTCTTTGCTCTGTCTATCCTTGGTATTATTGGAGTCATTAAGGCCAGCAGGACCTTGCTGCTGGTG TACATCATTCTGATGCTGATCacttttgcatttgaaatagCTTCTTGCATCACAGCAGCGACCTACCAAGACTCC cacaCTCCAGGTGTATTCCTGAAGCAAATGCTGGAGGGATATCAGAAGACAGAGCCAGCCAGTAACAGTGACAAAGAGCTCACAAAGACATGGGATAAACTCATGCTTCAG aaccattgctgtggggtgctgggcCCCTCTGACTGGCAGGAGTACACGTCTGCCTTCCGCGACACACACAACGATGCCGACTACCCCTGGCCACGGAATTGCTGCGTCCTGGATACACAAGGGCTTCCCGTCAACCTTGATGGCTGCAAACTTGGAGTGCCTGGCTACTATAACAGCAAT GGTTGTTATGATGCTATTTCTGGGCCAGTGAACACACATGCCTGGGGTGTTGCCTGGTTTGGCTTTGCCATCCTCTGCTGGACT TTCTGTGTCCTCCTTGGTACCATGTTCTACTGGAGTGGGATTGAATACTGA